The genomic segment CGTGGTCGGCCGCGGACGCCGGCAGCGCCACCACCGAGACCAGAGCGCTGGCCGCGAGTGCTGCGGCGGCCAGACGACGGGCGGTGGCAGAAGCGGAAGCGGACAAGAAGTCCCCCTCAGGGGTGCGGGCACCCTCCCCGCAAGCGGTCTTCACGGCCGCCGTGGGAGTCGGTGCGGTGTGCGGGTGGCGACCGGTCGGCCGCCCACACACACTCTGTCCACCTCGTGCGGGAATTGAGGTGAAAACATGGACGGTGTTACCTATTGCCCATATTTCTGTGACTCTCGACTGCATCATCCACGTATGCCGCTGACGCCTGATGTTGACGACCCAGCACACTCCCGCCGCCGTGCAGGAGTTGACCCAGTCCCCGCAGCCCCTACATCACGCCGCCCCGCCACCGCACGAGCCGTCACCCGAAAGTGAGTAACAGCCCCCGCGCTCACCGCAACCGCGGGCGAGCCGGAAGCGGCGCCCACCACAACCCCGGAAGACTCCACAGCCTCATGCCGATACCGGCCGGGGCAGGTAGCCAGCCACTCGCCGCCCTCGTGTACGTGTGGGCCGACGCGGGGTGCACCCCCAAGGTCCGGCTCGGGCAGGCACGCTCCCGCGTCCTGGTTCTGATGGGTGTGTGCCTGGATGGCGCCAAGGAGCTGATCCCGGCCGAGGGGCTGCGGGAGTCGACCGAGTCGCGGGCCGACCTGCTGCGCGATTGCCGCAGGCGCGGCATGCGCGATCCGGAGCTGGTCGTTGGTGACGGCGCAATGGGCCTCTGGAAGGCGCTCGCTAAATGATCATTCGCAGGTCAACCCTGCCCACCCTGCGGGATTAGGGGAACCCACTCCGATGCCGCGGCACGGCTGGACGGCGGTTTCGGGCCCGCCCGCCGCCCCCCTGGACGTGATGCTGCCCCGCCCGCCTGCGAAGGCGGGCGGGACAGCATCATGGTTGTGTCGTCGCTTCAGTGCGCTCGTACTGAGGCTCCGTAGCTGTCGGTCTGGCGGAGTACCGCCACATCCGGGCCGGTGCCGACCAGGCCTGGATGAGGTACCACTCGGTTACCTCGTCGGGAGCCAGGTCGATGGCGGCGTCCCGGCCGCGTGAACGCGCAACCGGCAACTGCCGAACCCATTGAACGACAGGAACGGATGCCACAGCGTGCGCCGTGCGGCACGATGCCAGGAGCCGTCCGACCGGACTTGATCGATCTCCGGCACAACGGCTGGAGGAGACCTGCTTCCAGCTGGACGGCGCCGGCGCACGGTGAAGCGACTCGGCACACTCGTCGGATCGCCGGGCTCACCAGGCCGTCGACTACGTGTCCCTCGATGAGCTGAGACCATCCCCGCGGGCGCGGGGAGCACTGTCCCCAGTGTTCGCCGGCCGGGGGGACGGTGGGACCATCCCCGCGGGCGCAGGGAGCACGATGCCGTCCGACTTCTCTCCGGACATTCGGAGGGACCATCCCCGCGGGCGCGGGGAGCACATCTTGGTTGTCGTCGGGAACCTCTTCGCCGCGGGACCATCCCCGCGGGCGCGGGGAGCACTGCCCTTGCTTGTACGTGTTGTAGATGAACGGGGGACCATCCCCGCGGGCGCGGGGAGCACTCTCCACCTGAATCAGCTCCTCTCGGCGGTCAGGGACCATCCCCGCGGGCGCGGGGAGCACTCGCATGCAGGCCGAACGGAATTATCTGATCGGGGACCATCCCCGCGGGCGCGGGGAGCACTCCTCCGGCCATACGCCACGCTCCTCGTGTCCGGGACCATCCCCGCGGGCGCGGGGAGCACAAGCGGTACCCGGCGGAGAGCCTGCACAACGGGGGACCATCCCCGCGGGCGCGGGGAGCACTTCCCGGCGACGACGGGCTGGCCTGTGTTGATGGGACCATCCCCGCGGGCGCGGGGAGCACGCCGTCAGCGCCACCGCGCTCACGTTCGTCCCGGGACCATCCCCGCGGGCGCGGGGAGCACCACCGCTCGATGACCGGCCTGATCTGGGTCCTGGGACCATCCCCGCGGGCGCGGGGAGCACTCGGAGTACGGCGCCAAGCTCGCTGCTGCCGAGGGACCATCCCCGCGGGCGCGGGGAGCACATTGCTTCGCGGGAGATGACGCGCCGGACGACTGGACCATCCCCGCGGGCGCGGGGAGCACGTCGTCGACCTGGTCGCGGTCGGCGAGGCGCAGGGACCATCCCCGCGGGCGCGGGGAGCACGCGGGTGCGGGAGAAGAGGGTGAGCGCCATGGGGGACCATCCCCGCGGGCGCGGGGAGCACAGCTGGTCACCCTCGACCGACACGGCCAGGTAGGGACCATCCCCGCGGGCGCGGGGAGCACATGTGGTTGTGGAAGTCGGCGATCAAGCCGGCGGGACCATCCCCGCGGGCGCGGGGAGCACGAACGGCTCACGCTCGAACTTGCGGGGCTGGAGGGACCATCCCCGCGGGCGCGGGGAGCACATCATCATGGATCTGAGTCTGACGACTCGGACGGGACCATCCCCGCGGGCGCGGGGAGCACAACACGCGGATGGTCGTCGGGTTGCCGACGCCGGGACCATCCCCGCGGGCGCGGGGAGCACTCATGCCCGGCAAGGGTCCGGGCGAGGGCCGAGGGACCATCCCCGCGGGCGCGGGGAGCACTCGGCGCCCCGACGTCGTTGCGGCGTGCCGGAGGGACCATCCCCGCGGGCGCGGGGAGCACCAGCAGAGCGCACGGGGCCAGGGGCCGGAGTGGGGACCATCCCCGCGGGCGCGGGGAGCACGGCGCGCCCGTCACGGTGAGGGTCTGGACTTCGGGACCATCCCCGCGGGCGCGGGGAGCACTGGTGCATGAGGGACTGGGTGGGCGGCAGCTTGGGACCATCCCCGCGGGCGCGGGGAGCACTTCGGGTCACCAGACTTCGCGCGGACGGGGAAGGGACCATCCCCGCGGGCGCGGGGAGCACGGAGACCGGCGGATCGCGCCCTCGCACATCGGGGGACCATCCCCGCGGGCGCGGGGAGCACACTGCACGACCTGCTGGTTTAGGTTCGGCAGGTCAGATTTTTCAGCACTTACCCAGATTCCGAGATTTGGGGCAAATTAGACATTGCGGAATTCAACCCCTCGTGAAGCGGCGGCGTTTGGCGGCTTTGCTCCAGCCGGGTTGGGGGGCGTTGCCGGCCGGCTGGGTGTTGGGGTTTGGGCGGCGGATGAGGGTGAGGCCTTCGTGGTCGGCCGGGTGCCAGGTGTGGTCGTGGGTTCGGAAGATGAAGCCCTGTTCGTTGTTGGTGGTGTGGGCGAGGAGGGCGCGGCCTTGTCCTGCGTATTGCTGGACTTCGTCCCAGAGGGCGTCGCGGATGCGTGCGGAGGGGTTGCCGATGAAGACGCCTGCGGAGATTTCCAGGAGCCAGCGTGTGAGGAATCCGCGGAGTCCGGGCGGGCAGTTGGTGAGGACGATCACGGTCACCAGAGCACCGCTTCCTTGTCGTCGGTGTTGGCGTAGTTCCGTCCGGAGGGGACCTGTTGGCCGCGGTCGGTGTGGAGTGTGACGCGGTCCGCTTCGTCGGCGGGTTGGGCACCCGTGGCGGTGGTGTCGGGCAGGAGGAGGGTCTTGATGTTCTCGACGCAGCGGTCGAGCAGGGATGTTGCGTTGATGCGGTCGCGCAGGGCGCGGCGGGTTCGGGGGCCGACGTCCTGTTCGTCGTCGGCGGCGATGTCGAAGGCGAGGGGGATTCCGATCTCGGTCTTGTACAGGTCGGCGATGTCCAGGACGAAGGACAGCTCGTGGCCGGAGTGGACGAAGCCGAGGGCGGGGCTGCAGCCGAGGGAAGCGACGACGGCGTGGGCGATGCCGTACATGCACTGGGCGGCGGCGGTCACGGCCTGGTTGACGGCATCGCCGCTGGTGAAGTCGCCGGGGGTGTACTTGCGGCCTTTCCAGGGGATGCCGGTGCGGGCGGCGTGTTCGCGGTAGCAGTCTTTGACGCGTCTGCCTTCGTGGCCGAGGAGTTCCTGGCGGGTGAGGCCGGCGGGGTCCTCGTCGGGGAAGCGCAGGCGGTACATGGCGCGGGCGACGGCGAGGCGGGTGCGGGGGTTGGCCCATTTGAGGGCTTGGGCTTCGGCGAGGGCGGAGGAGCGGGTCAGGGCGCGGCCGCTGGCGTAGTAGCGCACGCCGTGCTCGCCGACCCAGGCGACGGCTGCCCCGGTCTCGCCGAGGACGCTCATCGCCTGGTGGGTGATGCGGGTGCCTGGGCCGAGCAGGAGGGTGCCGATGGTGGCGGAGGGGATGTGTGTGGTGCCGTCGGCGTCCTCGGCGGTGATGGCGTTGGCGTCCCGGTGGACGGTGCAGCGTTCCAGGTAGACGAAGGACAGGCGCTCGCTGGTGCGGGTGAGGTGGCGTGGGGTGAGCGCGGTGCGTTTGCTGACGGTCGTCACTGGCTTCGTTCACCCGTGCCAGGGACCGGGACGAGGGTCATCAGGCCGCAGCCGTATGCCTTGGCCTTGCCCAGGCCCTGGGCGAGGGTGCGGCGCAGCAGGTCGGGGTCGGTGACCTCAAGGCGGCCGTCGAAGGTGACGGCGACCAGGGTGACCGGCCGTCGCCCGGATGAGTTGTTGC from the Streptomyces sp. NBC_00310 genome contains:
- the cas2e gene encoding type I-E CRISPR-associated endoribonuclease Cas2e, giving the protein MTVIVLTNCPPGLRGFLTRWLLEISAGVFIGNPSARIRDALWDEVQQYAGQGRALLAHTTNNEQGFIFRTHDHTWHPADHEGLTLIRRPNPNTQPAGNAPQPGWSKAAKRRRFTRG
- the cas1e gene encoding type I-E CRISPR-associated endonuclease Cas1e — protein: MTTVSKRTALTPRHLTRTSERLSFVYLERCTVHRDANAITAEDADGTTHIPSATIGTLLLGPGTRITHQAMSVLGETGAAVAWVGEHGVRYYASGRALTRSSALAEAQALKWANPRTRLAVARAMYRLRFPDEDPAGLTRQELLGHEGRRVKDCYREHAARTGIPWKGRKYTPGDFTSGDAVNQAVTAAAQCMYGIAHAVVASLGCSPALGFVHSGHELSFVLDIADLYKTEIGIPLAFDIAADDEQDVGPRTRRALRDRINATSLLDRCVENIKTLLLPDTTATGAQPADEADRVTLHTDRGQQVPSGRNYANTDDKEAVLW